The Miscanthus floridulus cultivar M001 chromosome 17, ASM1932011v1, whole genome shotgun sequence genome has a window encoding:
- the LOC136516943 gene encoding uncharacterized protein: MQRSLWRHTFSSPACVHAIESSDDGSRRSTMPSSNNEEPRKKMNKKVMKLLTLPLKHRQRIPQVLRSLSWGATAKKDCPSQNKKDGVVCDREREESDADTFVSANSSELRSFSTGVDVDDSEPPSFRLIPPPPIFPTGSIECTPPASPMKIVRKLPFGYVIGRQLDTPAPSPPPSVTTLSRKIKTAMPLMAWLHLRSKSRMVKKKVGRVFKQVCQRGRREGVEETDGCSNDDEDVFWKKDVKGLRCRRVQDDDAPY; the protein is encoded by the coding sequence ATGCAGAGGTCTCTCTGGAGACACACCTTCTCGTCCCCTGCCTGTGTCCACGCCATCGAAAGTTCCGACGATGGCTCtcgccgctccaccatgccatcatcaaaCAATGAAGAGCCAcggaagaagatgaacaagaaggTAATGAAGTTACTTACCCTGCCCTTGAAGCACAGACAGCGCATCCCCCAAGTGTTGAGATCGCTCTCTTGGGGTGCCACTGCCAAGAAGGACTGTCCCAGCCAAAACAAAAAGGATGGGGTCGTCTGTGACCGTGAGCGTGAGGAGAGCGATGCGGATACGTTCGTGTCCGCCAACAGCTCCGAGCTGCGCTCCTTCTCCACGGGCGTCGACGTCGACGACTCCGAGCCCCCGTCGTTTCGGCTCATCCCGCCGCCGCCCATCTTCCCAACCGGCAGTATCGAATGTACTCCCCCAGCCTCTCCCATGAAGATCGTCCGAAAGCTTCCATTCGGGTACGTTATTGGTCGTCAGCTGGATACGCCCGCGCCATCACCGCCGCCGTCTGTGACAACGCTGTCAAGAAAAATCAAGACTGCGATGCCATTGATGGCTTGGCTGCACCTGCGGTCGAAGTCACGGATGGTCAAGAAGAAGGTTGGCCGTGTTTTCAAACAAGTATGTCAGCGAGGCAGGCGTGAAGGTGTAGAAGAAACCGATGGCTGCAGCAATGACGATGAAGATGTGTTCTGGAAGAAGGACGTGAAGGGACTTCGCTGTAGGCGGGTGCAGGACGACGACGCTCCATACTGA